AATAAAAAAAATGGAATTCATATAGGTTTTGAAGGTGGCGAAGCAGAAACACTGGTTTTAGATGGCCCTATATTCAATAAAAAAATTAAAATTATTGAATCTGAAAAGATTTGGGATAGAGATAATGGACATTACTTAATCAAGAAGGCTTTACTTGTAGATAAATGAAATAAGTATTTTTAATTCTTTTTTAGCTTTAATAATAATAATAATAATAATAATAATAATAATAATAATAATAATAATAATAATATTTTATTCTAATGCTGGAGCAATCCAGTCAATGAACTTTTCTACATTAGAAGTTCTAATTTCAACTTCAATTTCTCCCAGAGTAGAGTAGACTGTTTCTACAAAATTAGGCACCCCAACAAATGCTGCCTGTTTACTTAAACTAAACTGTATTTTATTTGTACCCATTCCTTTTAACATCATTTTTCTTGCAGCACCACGGATTTTCCTTTGAACTAATTCTTTATGGAAATTATTTATAGATTCACTTCCTCCCAAAATACTAACAAAATTTTCCTCTATTATGATCTCATCATAATCAAATAAGTTAGAAAGAGCCTTTATGACTTTATCAATGTCTTCTGTAGGATTTACATCACATTTAGCATATATTTCACATTTCATTATATTAAGCTCCAAAAAGCTATTAATTTAAACCTAATTCTTCTTTTTCAGTTCATTTTTTAATATGCTCCGAATATTGTTTTTAAATTTCCAAATAGGTCCTTCATTAATTATCATGTAATCAGAAGTTGCAATAGCATTCCCAATTCCAAAGTTAAGTTCTCTATTATCTCTTTTTTGAAATTGTGAAAAATTAACAGAATCATCTGACCTGCGACGCTTTTTTAATCTCATAAAACGGGCTTTTGGGCTGGAATAAATTGCTATAACTTTAAACTCTTTAAATTGTTTTTTAAATATTTCTATTTCTGCAGGACTACGTATACCTTCAATTATATAATTAAAATTATCGTTTTTAAAATCTTCAGACTTGGATCCATTAATGATTTCAACACATCTATCAGCAACCACATATTTTCCGTATTCCTTACGTAATTTAACGGCTGTTTCACCAATATCCTCATCTCTGGCCATAGCTTCATTACGTATAACATCTCCCATCCGTATTATATGGAATCCAAGATTTTTTGCAACTCTTGCAACCACACTTTTGCCTGATCCTGGCAGTCCTGTTACTCCGATTACTCGCATGATTTCACTTCAAATGAATTTATAATAGTATATTTTTTGTTTAAAATGATATTTTATATTTATTTCTTATTTTTAAATGCTTTCAAAATTCTCCGAATTTTGAGGCATCAAAAATCTCTTATTTTTAAATGCTTTCAAAATTCTCCGAATTTTGGTGCCGTAAAATTTAAAATTTTACAGGCTATCAAATTCTTTAATGGAATTTAGCATTACCTTTAATGACTCTTCAAGATTACGTGCATTGTTAAAATTACAAACTATTTTTTTAAGCTCATCAGGACTCTTTTTTTTAAGAAAAGAGACTTCACTAATTAAACAGGGAATAATCCTTGTTATATTATCTACAATAGTAATAGATGCAGTTTTAGAAGTTCTGGATAATGGATTTAAATCAATAGCTATTACAAATTTGCCTTCTTTAACCAATGCTTCAGTCCTATCACCATCTTCAAGAGGAACCAGCACCACATCAGCTTTGTATATACCTTCATGGCTTACTTTTCCCCGATGACTGCTAATGTCTTCCATTTGAACTTGATCATTATCTTCAGTTCCCATAATTTCATGAGCACCATGTTCTTTTAATATTTTCTCAATTGCTTTAACTCTTTGAGGAGTTCTATAAAAAAGGTTAATTTCTATTTTTGCATTTAAAACATGGGCTAAATCCACAATTTTTTCAGCTACAAGAGCTGTAGCATTCCCATTTATAGATATAACTGGATTATTTGCCAGTAATAATGCAGCAGCAGCACTTTCAATTGCATTTAGGGATGTTTGTGTTGTTTTTTCCCCAATCAAGTAATCAAATGCTTCACCTCTCCCATGGGCAATCATTCCAGCATCAGCAAGAATACCTGATTTATAGGCTTCTACAATTTTATCTCTTAATTTTAATGATTCATATCGAGGATGATCTTTATTTATCATAAATATTCACGTTTTAAGGATAATCAAATTTTTATTTTTATAAATTTAGGAATAAAATCTAATATTATTTGAATTAATTAGAAAATAATCTCCAAAAGTTATAATAACTATTATGTTACTATAAAATATATTTAAAGAGCATGAATAGATATAAACTCTTCCTTACGAATATATTATTAAATCTAAAATATAAATAGTGGAGGGATAATATGAAAGACACTATTGATATAAAGACAGAAGATGGTGAATACAGGAAACAGGAAAAAAAAGCTTTAAAAAGAAGAAAAATAAATAAATATGGAATATATGCAAGTTTAATTTTTATTGCAGCCGGTTTAATATGGTATGCAGTAAATCTTGGGCTAATTCCAGTTGATATTATAATCAAACAAGCTGGGCCTATTTTAATTGTTATTATAGGAATATTAATTTTAGTAAAATCAATATAATTAATTTTTTGAGGTTGAAGAAATACTGTGATTTTCGAACCCAAAATCAAAGATTTTGAGGTTGAAGAAACATGTGTTTCTTAACTTTCGAAAATATATAAATTTTTGAGGTTGAAGAAATGCTACGCATTTCTGAACCCAAAATCAAAGATTTTGAGGTATCCCATGAATAATCTGTTAAAAGAACTATCAAATGCACCAGGAATATCTGGTTTTGAAGATGAAATTAGAAAAATAATGGAAAATGAATTAAAAGACCATGTTGATGAAATAGAAACTGATAATCTTGGAAATGTTATCTTCACAAAAAAAGGAAAAGAAAACAATAAAAAAATAATGTTAGCAGCCCATATGGATGAAATAGGGCTTATGGTCAAATATATTGACAAAAAAGGATTTATTAAGTTTTCTAAGATTGGAGGCATAAATGATCAGATGCTTTTAAACCAAGAAGTTTATATACACAGTGATAATAATAAAATACTCGGAGTAATAGGTGCAAAACCACCTCACAGGATGAAACCTGCAGAAAAAAAGAAAGTAATTGAATATGAAAACATGTTCATAGATATAGGGGCTAATGATAAAGAAGAAGCAGAAAAAATGGTTAATATAGGGGATCCTATAACTATAAAACATGAATTTTCTAAATTATCCGATTCAAAGGTAACTGGAAAGGCATTTGATAATAGAGTCGGCTGCTACGTGCTTATTGAAGCTATGAAAAGAGCTGAAAGCAATGCTACAATTTATGGTGTAGGGACGGTTCAAGAAGAAGTAGGACTTAAAGGAGCAAAAACTTCAGCCTTCAAGATTAATCCAGATTTAGCAATAGCTTTGGATGTTACTATAGCCGGGGATCATCCTGGAATTAAATTTGAAGATGCACCTGCAGAAATGGGCAAAGGGCCAGCCA
This portion of the Methanobacterium sp. genome encodes:
- a CDS encoding dephospho-CoA kinase — encoded protein: MRVIGVTGLPGSGKSVVARVAKNLGFHIIRMGDVIRNEAMARDEDIGETAVKLRKEYGKYVVADRCVEIINGSKSEDFKNDNFNYIIEGIRSPAEIEIFKKQFKEFKVIAIYSSPKARFMRLKKRRRSDDSVNFSQFQKRDNRELNFGIGNAIATSDYMIINEGPIWKFKNNIRSILKNELKKKN
- a CDS encoding phosphopantothenate/pantothenate synthetase, coding for MINKDHPRYESLKLRDKIVEAYKSGILADAGMIAHGRGEAFDYLIGEKTTQTSLNAIESAAAALLLANNPVISINGNATALVAEKIVDLAHVLNAKIEINLFYRTPQRVKAIEKILKEHGAHEIMGTEDNDQVQMEDISSHRGKVSHEGIYKADVVLVPLEDGDRTEALVKEGKFVIAIDLNPLSRTSKTASITIVDNITRIIPCLISEVSFLKKKSPDELKKIVCNFNNARNLEESLKVMLNSIKEFDSL
- a CDS encoding M42 family metallopeptidase — protein: MNNLLKELSNAPGISGFEDEIRKIMENELKDHVDEIETDNLGNVIFTKKGKENNKKIMLAAHMDEIGLMVKYIDKKGFIKFSKIGGINDQMLLNQEVYIHSDNNKILGVIGAKPPHRMKPAEKKKVIEYENMFIDIGANDKEEAEKMVNIGDPITIKHEFSKLSDSKVTGKAFDNRVGCYVLIEAMKRAESNATIYGVGTVQEEVGLKGAKTSAFKINPDLAIALDVTIAGDHPGIKFEDAPAEMGKGPAIILTDASGRGIITHPKVKKLLIEAAKEKEIPYQLEVSEGGTTDATAIHLTREGIPTGVLSVPTRYIHTPVEVVSLDDIENTIKLLVSVIEKV